A portion of the Sphaerochaeta pleomorpha str. Grapes genome contains these proteins:
- a CDS encoding 2Fe-2S iron-sulfur cluster-binding protein, with protein sequence MKIECSIDGKALSLSVNSNKPLSLILMEDVGNRSLMSHCQGNGCGNCIVLLNEEAVLSCMVPAFRLREATIRTFDSFQKTRQYRDIERAYHATGNTPCPNCYASKTLIIESILQDLTNSHPEQTSSSLTGRLRFTSDTNESFDDKNIIQELSLNTCNCMDMSEMLQIVELALGYRRRKRVRRN encoded by the coding sequence ATGAAAATTGAATGCTCAATAGATGGGAAAGCCTTATCACTTTCCGTCAATTCAAACAAACCGCTCTCTTTGATCCTCATGGAAGACGTAGGAAACAGGTCGCTGATGAGCCATTGCCAGGGAAACGGATGCGGAAACTGTATCGTACTCTTGAACGAAGAGGCCGTACTGAGCTGTATGGTCCCGGCCTTCCGTCTCAGGGAGGCAACCATCAGGACCTTTGACAGTTTCCAGAAAACAAGGCAATACAGGGATATAGAACGTGCATACCATGCAACGGGAAACACACCCTGTCCCAACTGCTATGCATCAAAAACCCTCATTATCGAATCGATCTTGCAGGACCTGACCAATAGCCATCCGGAACAAACCAGTTCCTCGCTTACTGGCCGGCTTCGTTTTACCAGTGATACCAATGAGTCGTTTGACGACAAAAACATCATCCAGGAATTGTCCCTGAATACCTGCAATTGCATGGATATGTCGGAAATGCTCCAGATAGTGGAGCTTGCCCTTGGCTACAGGAGGCGAAAACGTGTACGAAGGAATTAG
- a CDS encoding FAD binding domain-containing protein gives MYEGIRSPAIHIPKNMSEFNSIALRYPKAKIWAGGTYLMSQKNYYPSETNEDIIDLGDMEELKKITRNDRFVEIGSMVTASQLLSAGKLVLPDILLETLQSLSSQIVRRQITIGGTLCIPDKRLSLSTTLAVLDATAEIKLFQGNKVSTQWIPISRLYDKNGKLVVNADKILMTRIRIGLDFGDYQRFYIVEDPIRNMEECVIFAFQAKSTQSSLNKVKFCMNFPQKAFHINKDIEAKLSGQTLPINPERVNTISYELVAELKKQHSSITELQLERGRRMFESVLHGMNSQALLT, from the coding sequence GTGTACGAAGGAATTAGGTCCCCAGCCATCCACATACCTAAAAACATGTCAGAATTCAATTCCATTGCATTACGATACCCAAAAGCAAAAATCTGGGCTGGCGGGACCTATCTGATGAGCCAGAAAAATTACTACCCCAGTGAGACCAATGAGGATATAATCGACCTTGGGGATATGGAAGAATTGAAGAAAATAACCAGGAATGACCGATTCGTGGAAATCGGTTCAATGGTTACGGCATCCCAGCTGCTTTCTGCAGGCAAATTGGTTTTGCCGGATATACTGCTGGAAACCCTGCAGTCGCTTTCTTCCCAGATAGTCCGCCGACAAATCACCATAGGCGGCACACTCTGCATCCCCGACAAAAGGCTTTCCCTCTCCACAACCCTGGCGGTCCTTGATGCAACTGCCGAAATCAAGCTTTTCCAGGGAAATAAAGTCTCGACCCAATGGATACCGATTTCCAGGCTCTACGATAAAAACGGGAAACTCGTGGTCAATGCAGATAAAATACTCATGACCAGAATCAGGATTGGACTGGATTTTGGCGACTACCAACGCTTTTATATCGTGGAAGACCCTATACGGAACATGGAGGAATGCGTTATCTTCGCATTTCAGGCCAAAAGTACACAAAGCTCCCTCAACAAGGTAAAGTTCTGTATGAACTTTCCCCAGAAAGCTTTTCATATCAACAAAGACATCGAGGCAAAGTTGTCAGGTCAAACCCTTCCGATCAACCCCGAACGTGTCAATACAATTTCGTATGAACTGGTTGCCGAATTAAAAAAACAACATAGTTCAATCACCGAACTGCAGCTTGAACGAGGCCGAAGGATGTTTGAATCTGTCCTGCATGGCATGAACTCGCAAGCCCTGTTAACTTGA
- the ligA gene encoding NAD-dependent DNA ligase LigA — MEENKQTLLEEVLQLSSRLREYQKAYYVDNHPLVSDLEYDRFFDRLSNLEKEYPEFRFPDSPTQRVGSDLSSDFPEVVHSIPVLSLDKAYSNEAVLSWVAKSQQKMRQGLSYVIEEKIDGISMVLYYEKGLLVKAVTRGNGTVGNDVTANVKTIASIPLRLPHPDTLAVRGEVYLQKADFLKLNKSMEIPYANPRNLAAGTIRRIKSSEVAKVPLQMFVYEGFWEEGLPLDDHVMILSKLKEYGFRINPTIGLFCKTKEEAQKRLKEASLEGFGGSFSDIPSYIQARTDGRNALLYEIDGLVAKVNELAIREQFGYTSHHPRWAIAYKFESPQATTVVQKIDIQVGRTGRVTPVARVKPVLIGGSTVSNVTLHNQDYIDMLELAIGDTVEISKRGDVIPAVERVIEKNENGEAVWKMQDTCPSCQKLLVKNGAHTFCPNPLCPDQVKGRVAFFIGKAQMDIESFGPETASALLEKGLLKDVDDIYTIDYRKVLSDTPGFGVKKIEAIIEGVEKSKEQPFRRVLVSLGISEFGKKAADLLVSSGITSMDELLTIARNEDIERLVAIKQMGEKTARLLVDSLNDPSMQRRIEALRKAGLCFEESGNKDTGLEQVFAGQVWCVTGSFDHFNPRDLALEEIEKRGGRTVSSITGKTTHLLAGSGAGSKLTKAENLSVHIVNEEAFLDLIAEKQSRVKKELSKEELQGEFSF; from the coding sequence ATGGAAGAAAACAAACAAACCCTGCTTGAAGAGGTCCTGCAACTGTCCTCCCGTCTTAGGGAGTATCAGAAGGCCTATTATGTGGATAATCACCCCTTGGTGAGTGACTTGGAATATGACCGGTTTTTCGATAGGCTCAGCAACCTGGAGAAAGAATATCCAGAGTTTAGGTTTCCTGATTCCCCGACCCAGCGTGTCGGTAGTGACCTCAGTAGCGATTTTCCGGAAGTAGTACATTCTATTCCGGTTCTCAGTCTCGATAAAGCCTATAGCAATGAGGCCGTACTTTCCTGGGTCGCCAAGAGCCAGCAGAAAATGAGACAGGGATTGAGCTACGTCATAGAGGAGAAGATTGATGGAATTTCCATGGTCCTCTACTATGAAAAAGGGTTGCTGGTAAAGGCTGTAACCCGTGGGAACGGCACCGTGGGAAATGATGTCACCGCAAATGTGAAGACGATAGCCTCCATCCCATTGCGCCTGCCCCATCCCGATACCCTGGCAGTGAGGGGCGAAGTCTATCTGCAGAAAGCTGATTTTCTCAAATTGAACAAATCCATGGAAATACCCTATGCGAATCCAAGAAACCTCGCGGCGGGGACTATCAGAAGGATAAAAAGCAGTGAAGTGGCCAAGGTCCCCCTGCAAATGTTCGTATATGAAGGATTCTGGGAAGAAGGCCTTCCCCTTGACGACCATGTCATGATTCTCTCGAAACTTAAGGAATATGGTTTTCGGATCAACCCTACCATAGGGTTGTTCTGCAAAACGAAAGAAGAAGCACAAAAAAGACTCAAGGAGGCCTCCCTTGAAGGATTTGGTGGTTCGTTTTCCGATATCCCTTCCTATATCCAAGCGCGTACGGATGGCCGAAATGCTTTGCTCTACGAGATTGACGGGCTTGTGGCAAAGGTGAATGAATTGGCAATCCGTGAGCAGTTCGGATATACCTCGCACCATCCCCGTTGGGCGATAGCCTATAAATTCGAATCTCCCCAGGCTACGACTGTCGTGCAAAAAATTGATATCCAGGTCGGCAGGACCGGCAGGGTTACGCCTGTTGCAAGGGTGAAACCAGTCTTGATAGGGGGGTCAACGGTTTCCAATGTCACTTTGCACAACCAAGATTATATCGATATGCTTGAACTGGCCATCGGTGATACCGTGGAAATATCCAAGCGGGGTGATGTTATCCCGGCAGTTGAGCGTGTAATTGAAAAAAACGAGAACGGGGAAGCTGTTTGGAAAATGCAGGATACCTGTCCAAGTTGCCAGAAGCTATTGGTCAAAAACGGTGCCCATACCTTTTGTCCGAACCCCCTCTGTCCTGACCAGGTAAAGGGAAGGGTTGCCTTTTTCATCGGAAAAGCACAGATGGATATTGAATCCTTTGGCCCTGAGACTGCTTCGGCCTTGTTGGAAAAAGGCCTGTTGAAGGATGTAGACGATATTTATACCATTGACTACAGAAAGGTCCTCAGCGATACCCCCGGTTTCGGGGTAAAGAAAATTGAGGCGATCATTGAAGGGGTAGAAAAAAGCAAGGAGCAACCGTTCCGCCGGGTACTGGTTTCCCTCGGTATTAGTGAATTTGGGAAAAAGGCTGCCGATTTGTTGGTTTCCAGTGGAATTACCAGCATGGATGAACTTTTGACGATTGCGAGAAACGAAGACATTGAAAGATTGGTTGCTATCAAACAAATGGGCGAAAAAACCGCCCGGCTGCTTGTGGACAGTCTCAACGACCCCTCAATGCAAAGGCGAATCGAAGCACTTCGCAAGGCGGGACTCTGCTTTGAGGAATCTGGAAACAAGGATACTGGGCTCGAGCAGGTTTTCGCAGGTCAGGTTTGGTGTGTGACTGGTTCCTTCGACCATTTCAATCCAAGGGATCTGGCCTTGGAAGAGATTGAGAAGCGTGGAGGGCGTACTGTTTCCTCTATCACAGGGAAAACCACCCATCTTTTGGCGGGTAGTGGGGCCGGGAGCAAACTCACCAAGGCAGAGAATCTTTCTGTGCATATCGTAAATGAGGAAGCGTTCCTTGATTTGATTGCAGAAAAACAGTCCAGGGTGAAAAAAGAGTTGTCCAAGGAAGAATTGCAAGGCGAATTCTCTTTTTAA
- a CDS encoding winged helix-turn-helix domain-containing protein, with translation MEVKTKIYLVDEDGEKFMGIGVLWLLQQVQEQKSLRKAASVLDLSYSKAFGMVKNLEKNLGIAVLDRKKGGANRDGATLTPFAERFIELYETFEQGVKEQVSIPYNRFSEQLSQLLDEAGSSEEFHGGV, from the coding sequence ATGGAAGTAAAAACAAAAATATACCTGGTCGATGAAGATGGTGAAAAATTCATGGGAATCGGGGTGCTCTGGCTTTTACAACAGGTACAGGAACAGAAGTCGCTTAGAAAAGCAGCGTCTGTTCTCGATCTCTCCTATTCAAAAGCCTTTGGTATGGTTAAGAACCTTGAGAAAAACCTTGGTATTGCTGTCCTTGACCGCAAAAAAGGGGGCGCGAATCGCGATGGTGCGACGCTGACCCCTTTTGCCGAACGGTTTATAGAACTCTATGAAACCTTCGAGCAGGGCGTCAAAGAGCAGGTTTCGATACCATATAACCGATTTTCCGAACAACTTTCCCAATTGCTTGATGAAGCAGGTTCATCGGAAGAATTTCACGGAGGTGTGTGA
- a CDS encoding aminotransferase class I/II-fold pyridoxal phosphate-dependent enzyme: MHELAIELNEILKGTIVDEMLSDVGRRMFFPKGIVAQSAEAKLKATRFNATIGMATSDGQPMYLSDIYNQFSQDSLTPAEIFSYAAGGGDPQLRALWKEMLFKKNPSLQGKHFSLPIVTGGLTHGLSCLAQLFAQSGDTLVIPDLAWDNYELIFAQQVNATVKTFPLYDDKGGFNVAAMKEVLASVSGGKARILLNFPNNPTGYTPSETEMNAIAEALIDLAEDGMKLMVLCDDAYFGLFFEEETAKEGLFTRIANAHDNIFAIKCDAATKEDMVWGFRIGFLTYASKSLTPAQYDALNKKTLGIIRSTVSNCDRPGQSLLLHAMRDGKNYLRDKENARLEMAKRFHALTKALEKHAGSELLKPYPYNSGYFMAFKCKGSSEQLRQYLLEKYQVGCISIKDDTLRLAYCSVECDKIPELVDLVYQAAGEAWK; this comes from the coding sequence ATGCATGAACTTGCCATCGAATTGAATGAGATATTGAAAGGTACCATCGTTGACGAAATGCTATCCGACGTGGGACGTCGAATGTTTTTCCCCAAGGGGATTGTAGCCCAGAGCGCCGAGGCAAAACTGAAGGCGACTCGCTTCAATGCTACGATAGGTATGGCTACATCTGATGGACAGCCCATGTATCTTAGCGATATCTACAACCAGTTTTCCCAGGATTCCCTGACTCCTGCAGAAATTTTCTCCTATGCAGCAGGCGGTGGAGACCCTCAGCTTCGTGCTCTCTGGAAGGAAATGCTTTTCAAAAAGAATCCTTCACTGCAGGGGAAGCATTTTTCCCTTCCGATCGTAACCGGTGGTTTGACCCACGGGTTGAGTTGTCTGGCCCAGCTTTTTGCCCAGAGTGGTGACACTTTGGTTATTCCCGACCTTGCCTGGGATAACTATGAGCTGATCTTTGCCCAGCAGGTCAATGCGACGGTCAAGACGTTCCCTTTGTATGACGACAAAGGTGGCTTCAATGTGGCTGCCATGAAAGAGGTCCTTGCCTCGGTGAGCGGGGGTAAAGCCCGTATCCTTTTGAATTTTCCCAACAACCCTACCGGGTATACCCCGAGTGAGACTGAGATGAACGCTATCGCAGAGGCCTTGATCGACCTTGCCGAAGATGGCATGAAATTGATGGTTCTTTGTGATGATGCCTATTTCGGTCTGTTCTTTGAAGAGGAGACAGCCAAGGAAGGCCTTTTTACCCGGATAGCAAATGCCCATGACAATATTTTTGCCATCAAGTGTGACGCTGCGACAAAGGAAGATATGGTCTGGGGGTTTAGAATCGGGTTCTTGACCTATGCCTCCAAGTCTTTGACCCCCGCCCAGTACGATGCCTTGAATAAAAAAACCCTTGGGATTATCCGTAGCACGGTTTCCAACTGTGACCGTCCGGGGCAGAGCCTCCTGCTCCATGCGATGCGCGACGGAAAGAACTATCTCAGGGATAAAGAGAATGCCAGATTGGAGATGGCAAAGCGTTTCCATGCGTTGACAAAGGCCTTGGAAAAACATGCCGGTTCCGAGCTGTTGAAACCCTATCCGTATAATAGCGGGTATTTTATGGCATTCAAGTGCAAGGGCAGTTCCGAACAACTCAGGCAATATCTGCTTGAGAAATATCAGGTCGGATGTATCAGCATTAAAGATGATACCCTCCGCCTTGCCTATTGTTCGGTAGAATGTGATAAAATACCAGAATTGGTTGACCTGGTTTACCAGGCTGCTGGCGAAGCATGGAAGTAA
- a CDS encoding molybdopterin cofactor-binding domain-containing protein, which translates to MAEKKPSYAKINMLHGIVISSKVGSGKIGEIRIPELDNNFVVVGTRDIPGTNRVRVLDESIPLLTSSQISYLGQPILAMFGFDSESVQLKSKEIEIKIQDIDAEKGETDNRKPFEYSHGNLQTAIDAAGLLVLERNYHFSDPHERCNDITRITAEQEEDKLHIYTPTQWPSHVRDTVSEITTFPRKKIIIHKLPFYAPHDEMLINPSILASIAAIACLKGKCPVEIQSRIANKRPTIEISRKSWYYPDGRVQAEKILAKVNQGVAPFFSEEMGNQLIAGLVPLYPLEALEITIKIETDASRPAHFYGDLGYCEALSCTEAHYSVLAKMTGYSPAAWRIKYASETPEHNQVIRSEKYARLKEIINDTCLRCDFQRKNAAYEMQSQMRVKMSTFFNYSRGIGVACGAGISGFSTSCQKLPQQSVQVQLNPNNKVECNTSFYTTGSSSEIWKQIISEELNVEKDNISFATEEKELIDSGPSVLSANSGRMPFQIQKACMQVKEKRFLQPLPICETVISAKQSGKNNAMFYSNNWIAVALELEIDTVTLQPLVRNVWVTIATGRIFDDQSLKSKIRHTIVTTLREGGALLSSGKSFSIDIQIVGDGNQISSSFSSALKGVVTASFLSALEQALGSNIPNVPVSGDTILSTMRAKT; encoded by the coding sequence ATGGCAGAAAAGAAACCTTCATATGCAAAAATTAACATGCTCCATGGAATTGTCATATCCTCAAAAGTCGGTTCCGGGAAAATCGGGGAAATCCGCATTCCGGAACTCGACAACAATTTCGTCGTGGTGGGAACGCGCGATATACCCGGGACAAACAGGGTAAGGGTGCTGGATGAATCCATTCCTTTGCTTACCTCCTCGCAAATATCCTACCTCGGACAACCCATACTTGCCATGTTCGGATTTGACAGTGAATCAGTCCAACTCAAAAGCAAAGAAATTGAGATAAAAATACAGGATATTGATGCTGAAAAAGGGGAAACAGACAATAGGAAACCCTTTGAGTATAGCCATGGAAACCTGCAGACCGCCATTGATGCGGCGGGGTTGCTTGTACTGGAACGAAATTACCATTTTTCCGACCCACACGAAAGATGCAATGATATCACCCGTATCACCGCAGAACAGGAAGAAGACAAGCTCCATATCTATACCCCGACCCAATGGCCATCGCATGTACGAGACACAGTCAGTGAGATAACAACATTTCCCAGAAAGAAAATTATTATCCACAAGCTTCCTTTTTATGCTCCGCACGATGAAATGCTGATCAATCCATCTATTTTGGCTTCGATTGCAGCCATAGCCTGCCTCAAGGGAAAATGCCCTGTTGAAATCCAGAGCAGGATTGCAAACAAGCGCCCTACAATTGAAATCTCAAGGAAATCCTGGTATTACCCCGATGGGCGTGTACAGGCTGAGAAAATCCTTGCCAAGGTAAACCAAGGGGTTGCCCCCTTTTTCAGTGAAGAGATGGGCAATCAATTGATCGCAGGGCTTGTCCCCCTCTATCCGTTGGAAGCCCTGGAAATAACCATCAAAATCGAAACAGATGCTTCCCGGCCGGCTCACTTCTATGGCGACCTTGGGTATTGTGAGGCGCTATCCTGCACAGAAGCCCATTACTCGGTACTGGCTAAAATGACTGGATACAGCCCTGCTGCCTGGAGAATCAAATATGCCTCGGAAACCCCAGAGCACAACCAGGTGATACGAAGCGAAAAATATGCAAGGCTCAAAGAAATTATCAACGACACTTGTCTCCGTTGTGATTTCCAGCGTAAAAATGCCGCTTATGAGATGCAATCCCAGATGCGGGTGAAAATGTCTACGTTCTTTAACTACAGCAGAGGTATCGGGGTGGCCTGCGGAGCGGGAATAAGCGGTTTCAGCACTTCCTGCCAGAAATTACCGCAGCAGTCAGTGCAGGTCCAGCTCAATCCAAACAATAAAGTCGAGTGCAATACGTCGTTCTATACCACGGGATCCAGCTCAGAAATATGGAAGCAAATAATCTCTGAGGAGCTGAACGTCGAAAAAGACAATATCTCTTTCGCAACCGAAGAAAAGGAACTTATCGACAGCGGTCCTTCCGTTCTTTCTGCCAACAGTGGCAGAATGCCCTTCCAAATTCAGAAAGCCTGTATGCAGGTCAAGGAAAAACGGTTTCTACAACCCCTTCCCATTTGTGAGACCGTCATTTCGGCTAAGCAATCGGGCAAAAACAATGCCATGTTCTACAGCAACAACTGGATCGCCGTTGCCTTGGAACTGGAGATAGACACGGTGACCCTTCAACCCTTGGTCCGAAATGTCTGGGTGACAATCGCCACTGGCAGAATCTTTGATGACCAGAGCCTTAAAAGCAAAATACGGCATACCATCGTAACTACCTTGAGGGAGGGAGGAGCGTTGCTTTCCAGCGGGAAAAGCTTTTCCATCGATATCCAGATTGTCGGAGACGGGAATCAGATATCATCTTCCTTTTCCAGTGCCCTCAAGGGGGTTGTCACCGCATCCTTCCTGTCGGCTTTGGAGCAGGCCCTTGGGTCAAATATTCCAAATGTTCCTGTCAGTGGGGATACAATCCTGTCAACGATGAGGGCAAAGACATGA
- the dnaE gene encoding DNA polymerase III subunit alpha has product MEVTDTQIPEGGFVHLHNHTDFSLLDGAASIPKYMAKAKEMGMTSLAITDHGNMFGALRFYNAAREAGINPILGCEFYCNPSSRTEKPAPGGKKTHQYHLILLAMNEKGYHNLMELNSIAYTEGFYFKPRIDDELLKSHNEGLICLSACLGGEILQLLLKGQYEEAKERALWFSTVFDDDRYFIEMQDHNLPEQKQTNPLLKKLSEETGIPLVCTNDIHYIEQSDANAQDLLLCIGTNSKKNDPDRMRFPNSEFYMKTPQEMEKIFSWCPEALANTNRIAKRCNLEINFPGPLLPEFEVPEGFTDPAQYLTYLSNEGLKERYKVITPELQQRLDYELGIIIKMKFEGYFLIVRDYIYWAKTHDIPVGPGRGSGAGSLVAYSISITDVDPIKFNLLFERFLNPERVSMPDFDIDFCFERRQEVITYVTEHYGTDRVAQIATFGTLKAKAVVKDVARVLDIPFDESNNICKLIPDEPKMNLTKAFEQNKELGELEARGGLYAELFDVARRLEGLNRHTSTHAAGVVIGKEKLINYVPLYRDAKTGAISTQYTMDLIEECGLVKMDFLGLKTLTLLKHTEDLVKKKHPDFTMENLDEQDPKTFAMLCKGDSTAVFQFESTGMQNILREAQPSNLEDLVALNALYRPGPMAYIPQFVACKLGKQPITYANPELENELKTTYGVIVYQEQVMKVAQIIAGYSLGGADILRRIMGKKKVAALEKEKVKFIEGAKALGRTEKHAAEIFEMLEPFAGYGFNKSHAVAYSVVAYQTAYMKANYPAEFLAANLTNEMGSPDKFTEYLQVAKDMGLEIMPPSVNYSDKHFSVVEGKIVYGLAGIKNVGEAVVESFVKEREKNGPFKDFLDFLMRIEAKAANSKLLESLIKAGAFDTMGVNRPTLLENVSDAVTYVQKRKEANAFGQISLFDEEQEAEMDTFTMRPMEDWELKEKLETEKELLGFYISGHPMDAFKQAIKERVTVNTSKPEQLPFGKNTNIIAMVTGLRPYTTKKGSIMCFLQLTDLNATFDATLFPKSYEQFKDTLHVDGIYGFSGKFDNSRGIEKVSYLIDQVYTDPNELAPVAVSSCHIEMEKSFCTNEHITELRDICLSFGGLCSLELIIKNSEDLTKSSITCGREFAVRFCEDFIREVRKIPAVQNIWFD; this is encoded by the coding sequence ATGGAAGTTACCGATACGCAAATCCCGGAAGGCGGCTTTGTCCACTTACACAACCATACTGACTTTTCTCTGCTTGACGGAGCTGCTTCAATTCCCAAATACATGGCAAAAGCAAAAGAAATGGGAATGACGAGTCTCGCCATCACCGACCATGGCAACATGTTCGGAGCCTTACGGTTCTATAATGCAGCAAGGGAAGCCGGTATCAATCCGATTTTGGGTTGCGAGTTCTACTGCAACCCTTCTAGCCGTACCGAGAAACCGGCCCCCGGCGGTAAGAAGACCCACCAATACCATTTGATCCTTCTTGCGATGAATGAGAAGGGGTATCACAACCTGATGGAACTCAACTCGATTGCCTATACCGAAGGTTTCTATTTCAAACCCAGAATAGACGACGAATTGCTGAAGTCCCATAATGAGGGGCTCATCTGCCTGTCAGCCTGTCTGGGGGGAGAAATCCTACAGTTATTGCTCAAGGGACAATATGAAGAAGCAAAAGAACGGGCTCTCTGGTTCTCCACGGTTTTCGACGACGACCGCTATTTCATCGAAATGCAGGATCATAACCTCCCCGAACAGAAACAGACAAACCCACTGCTCAAAAAACTGAGCGAGGAGACAGGGATTCCCCTTGTCTGTACCAACGATATCCACTATATCGAGCAAAGTGATGCGAATGCCCAGGACTTGTTGCTGTGTATCGGCACCAACTCTAAAAAAAATGACCCAGACCGGATGCGTTTCCCCAACTCCGAGTTCTATATGAAAACCCCCCAGGAGATGGAAAAGATTTTCTCCTGGTGTCCCGAGGCCCTGGCTAACACAAATCGGATAGCAAAAAGATGTAACCTTGAGATTAACTTCCCAGGCCCCTTGCTCCCGGAATTCGAGGTCCCTGAGGGATTTACCGACCCTGCACAGTATTTGACCTATCTTTCGAACGAGGGGTTGAAAGAACGCTATAAAGTAATTACCCCAGAGTTACAGCAGCGACTGGACTATGAGCTGGGCATTATCATAAAAATGAAATTCGAGGGATATTTCCTTATTGTCCGCGATTATATCTATTGGGCCAAAACCCATGATATCCCCGTAGGCCCGGGCCGCGGTTCCGGAGCAGGATCTCTCGTTGCCTATTCCATTTCCATTACCGATGTCGATCCTATAAAATTCAACCTTCTGTTCGAACGGTTTTTGAACCCTGAACGGGTGAGCATGCCTGACTTCGATATCGACTTCTGTTTCGAAAGAAGACAGGAGGTAATAACCTATGTCACTGAGCATTACGGTACGGACAGGGTAGCACAGATTGCCACCTTTGGAACCTTGAAGGCGAAGGCAGTCGTAAAAGACGTTGCAAGGGTTCTCGACATTCCCTTCGATGAATCGAACAACATCTGCAAACTCATCCCTGATGAACCCAAGATGAACCTGACCAAGGCTTTTGAGCAGAACAAGGAACTCGGGGAACTCGAGGCGCGCGGGGGTCTCTATGCGGAGTTGTTTGATGTCGCAAGGCGTCTTGAAGGGCTTAACAGGCATACATCGACCCATGCCGCAGGTGTCGTCATTGGCAAGGAAAAGCTCATAAACTATGTCCCTCTCTATCGTGATGCCAAAACCGGGGCAATCTCAACCCAGTACACGATGGACCTCATCGAAGAATGTGGCTTGGTAAAGATGGACTTTCTGGGGTTGAAAACCTTGACCCTCCTTAAACATACGGAAGATCTGGTCAAGAAAAAACACCCCGACTTCACTATGGAGAACCTTGACGAACAGGACCCCAAGACCTTTGCTATGCTCTGCAAGGGGGACAGTACTGCCGTTTTCCAGTTTGAAAGCACAGGAATGCAGAATATTCTGCGTGAGGCGCAACCCTCGAACCTGGAAGACCTGGTTGCCTTGAATGCCCTGTACCGCCCAGGCCCCATGGCCTATATCCCGCAATTCGTAGCCTGCAAACTGGGAAAACAACCCATTACCTATGCGAACCCCGAATTGGAAAACGAACTCAAGACAACCTATGGGGTCATTGTGTACCAGGAACAGGTCATGAAGGTCGCCCAGATAATCGCAGGGTATTCCCTTGGCGGTGCTGACATCCTCAGACGAATCATGGGTAAGAAAAAAGTTGCGGCCCTGGAGAAAGAGAAGGTCAAATTCATCGAAGGAGCCAAGGCTCTGGGAAGAACCGAAAAACATGCAGCTGAAATATTTGAAATGCTAGAACCGTTTGCCGGGTATGGATTCAACAAATCCCATGCCGTGGCCTATTCGGTTGTTGCCTACCAGACAGCCTACATGAAAGCCAACTACCCTGCCGAGTTCCTTGCTGCAAACCTGACCAACGAGATGGGGAGTCCTGACAAATTCACCGAATATCTCCAGGTTGCCAAGGATATGGGTCTGGAGATAATGCCGCCTTCTGTAAATTACTCAGACAAACACTTCTCTGTCGTAGAAGGTAAAATCGTATACGGGTTGGCCGGTATCAAGAACGTAGGGGAGGCAGTGGTAGAGTCCTTTGTCAAGGAACGTGAGAAAAACGGTCCCTTCAAGGATTTTCTCGACTTCTTGATGCGCATCGAGGCAAAGGCTGCGAACTCAAAGCTCCTTGAGTCCCTGATCAAGGCCGGGGCGTTCGACACTATGGGGGTAAACCGTCCTACCTTGCTAGAGAACGTATCTGATGCCGTAACCTATGTGCAAAAAAGGAAAGAGGCGAACGCTTTCGGACAGATTTCGCTCTTTGACGAAGAGCAGGAAGCCGAAATGGATACCTTCACCATGCGACCGATGGAAGACTGGGAACTGAAGGAAAAACTGGAAACCGAAAAAGAACTCTTGGGTTTCTATATCTCAGGACACCCAATGGATGCATTCAAACAGGCAATCAAGGAGAGGGTAACGGTTAATACCTCAAAACCCGAACAACTCCCGTTCGGCAAGAACACGAACATCATTGCCATGGTAACAGGTCTCAGGCCCTACACAACCAAAAAGGGCTCGATTATGTGCTTCTTGCAGCTTACCGATCTAAACGCCACCTTTGACGCAACGCTTTTCCCGAAATCCTATGAGCAGTTCAAGGATACCCTCCATGTGGATGGAATCTACGGGTTTAGTGGGAAATTCGACAATTCAAGGGGTATTGAAAAGGTTTCCTACCTCATCGACCAAGTCTACACGGACCCAAACGAACTTGCACCGGTAGCTGTTTCCTCTTGCCATATAGAAATGGAAAAGTCTTTCTGTACCAATGAACATATCACCGAGCTGAGGGATATCTGCCTCAGTTTCGGGGGGCTCTGTTCACTCGAGCTTATTATAAAAAATTCAGAAGACCTTACAAAGAGTTCCATTACCTGCGGAAGGGAATTTGCAGTCCGCTTTTGTGAGGATTTCATCCGTGAAGTGAGAAAGATCCCTGCAGTTCAGAATATATGGTTCGACTAA